One Triticum dicoccoides isolate Atlit2015 ecotype Zavitan chromosome 4B, WEW_v2.0, whole genome shotgun sequence genomic window carries:
- the LOC119290951 gene encoding phosphoenolpyruvate carboxykinase (ATP)-like, with the protein MATPNGLARIDTTHPEKKAAAAKHENGICHDDSSAPVRAQNIDELHSMQRKRSAPTTPIKDTSASPFAVAVSDEDRRKQQLQSISASLASLTRETGPKVVRGDPARKGEAAAKTAPAAAPPAPQPHHHHHHHHVAPTISVSDSSLKFTHVLYNLSPGELYEQAIKYEKGSFITATGALATLSGAKTGRSPRDKRIVKDEAAAQELWWGKGSPNIEMDEHTFLTNRERAVDYLNSLDKVFVNDQFLNWDPENRIKVRIISARAYHSLFMHNMCIRPTEEELESFGTPDFTIYNAGKFPCNRYTHYMTSSTSVDINLGRREMVILGTQYAGEMKKGLFGVMHYLMPKRRILSLHSGCNMGRDGDVALFFGLSGTGKTTLSTDHNRLLIGDDEHCWSDNGVSNIEGGCYAKCIDLSREKEPDIWNAIKFGTVLENVVFDEHTREVDYTDKSVTENTRAAYPIEYIPNAKIPCVGPHPKNVILLACDAFGVLPPVSKLNLAQTMYHFISGYTALVAGTEDGIKEPQATFSACFGAAFIMLHPTKYAAMLAEKMQTYGATGWLVNTGWSGGRYGVGKRIKLPYTRKIIDAIHSGELLTANYQKTEVFGLEIPTAIEGVPSEILDPINTWTDKAAYKETLLKLAGLFGKNFEVFASYKIGEDSTLTEEILAAGPKV; encoded by the exons ATGGCGACGCCGAACGGGCTGGCGCGGATCGACACGACGCACCCggagaagaaggcggcggcggccaagCACGAGAACGGGATCTGCCACGACGACAGCTCGGCGCCGGTGCGGGCGCAGAACATCGACGAGCTGCACTCCATGCAGCGGAAGCGCTCCGCGCCCACCACGCCCATCAAGGACACCAGCGCctcccccttcgccgtcgccgtctccgACGAGGACCGCCGGAAGCAGCAGCTCCAGTCCATCAG CGCGTCGTTGGCGTCGCTGACCCGTGAGACCGGGCCCAAGGTCGTGAGGGGCGATCCGGCCAGGAAGGGCGAGGCCGCCGCCAAGACCGCGCCGGCGGCAGCGCCGCCGGCGCCGCAgccccatcaccaccaccaccaccaccacgtcgcccCCACCATCAGCGTCAGCGACAGCTCCCTCAAGTTCACCCATGTCCTCTACAACCTCTCGCCCGGCG agctGTACGAGCAGGCCATCAAGTACGAGAAGGGGTCGTTCATCACGGCCACCGGTGCGCTGGCGACGCTGTCCGGCGCCAAGACCGGCCGGTCGCCCAGGGACAAGCGCATCGTCAAGGACGAGGCGGCGGCGCAGGAGCTGTGGTGGGGCAA GGGCTCGCCGAACATCGAGATGGACGAGCACACGTTCCTGACCAACAGGGAGAGGGCCGTGGACTACCTCAACTCCCTGGACAAGGTGTTCGTCAACGACCAGTTCCTCAACTGGGACCCGGAGAACCGCATCAAAGTCCGCATCATCTCCGCCAGGGCCTACCACTCGCTCTTCATGCACAACAT GTGTATCCGTCCGACGGAGGAGGAGCTGGAGAGCTTCGGCACGCCGGACTTCACGATATACAACGCCGGCAAGTTCCCCTGCAACCGCTACACGCACTACATGACGTCGTCGACGAGCGTGGACATCAACCTGGGGCGGCGGGAGATGGTCATCCTGGGCACGCAGTACGCCGGGGAGATGAAGAAGGGCCTCTTCGGCGTCATGCACTACCTCATGCCCAAGAGGCGTATCCTCTCCCTCCACTCCGGCTGCAACATGGGCCGCGACGGCGACGTCGCCCTCTTCTTTGGACTCTCAG GTACTGGAAAGACAACACTGTCGACTGATCACAACAGGCTCCTGATCGGTGACGACGAGCACTGCTGGAGTGACAATGGTGTCTCCAACATCGAGGGTGGCTGCTACGCCAAGTGCATAGACCTTTCCCGGGAGAAAGAGCCTGACATTTGGAACGCCATCAAGTTCGGAACAG TGCTGGAGAACGTTGTCTTTGACGAGCACACCCGTGAAGTCGATTACACCGACAAATCTGTCACAG AGAACACTCGTGCCGCTTACCCGATCGAGTACATCCCCAACGCCAAGATACCGTGCGTCGGGCCACACCCCAAGAACGTCATCCTCTTGGCGTGCGACGCGTTCGGGGTGCTCCCGCCCGTCAGCAAGCTGAACCTGGCGCAGACCATGTACCACTTCATCAGCGGCTACACTGCTCTC GTTGCCGGTACAGAGGACGGCATCAAGGAGCCGCAGGCCACCTTCTCCGCGTGCTTCGGCGCGGCGTTCATCATGCTCCACCCGACCAAGTACGCCGCCATGCTCGCCGAGAAGATGCAGACGTACGGCGCCACCGGGTGGCTTGTCAACACCGGCTGGTCCGGTGGAAG GTACGGCGTCGGCAAGCGGATCAAGCTGCCATACACCAGGAAGATCATCGACGccatccactccggcgagctcctcacGGCCAACTACCAGAAGACCGAGGTCTTCGGCCTCGAGATCCCCACCGCGATCGAGGGCGTGCCGTCTGAGATCCTCGACCCGATCAATACC TGGACGGACAAGGCCGCGTACAAGGAGACGCTCCTGAAGCTGGCCGGCCTGTTCGGGAAGAACTTCGAGGTGTTCGCCAGCTACAAGATCGGGGAGGACAGCACCCTCACCGAGGAGATCCTTGCCGCTGGACCCAAAGTCTGA
- the LOC119290952 gene encoding uncharacterized protein LOC119290952: MEISSNEPSEVENIIGHEDDTELTPCEGMEFESEDAAREFYSLYARHAGFRIRISRYTRSRRDNSIISRRIVCSKEGFHETRNCEGLHPDQKQQERTGTRVGCKAMIMIKKFGPGKWVVTKFVKTHNHGSVPPRKLDIRSAHQDLNPIEKPHSTEVNPVDEPVEGMEFDSEEAAKLFYINYARLNGFRARISRYCRSRRDNSIISRQIVCSKEGFREVRAKKEITDEGKTKRPRMITRVGCKAMIVVKKMNSGKWMVSKFEKEHNHSLLSSKQAPSTSNITSGENAESAAKSSDPDEAKVEEYSAGIQCNSTDSLTVLYNKLCQEAIKFAKEGSVTEEIYHVAMSALKEAAEKVAQVKSCHPIMPHRGVSGSESKHKVVQMKTMSASQCSDVAKQKTIPSQLTMFQESTSKLMFIPTNLLTDSGLANSDNNHPSSCAFTSSGRQGRHGSECSYLHAENRKEGCPEKYQNSTSSRATQGNHSTYHGHSEETTVAIPAIPLTLYMPLSRNSPGASADGQYKLLAAPIEAVPISYRPAEPIRQPKRSFCNLGPLPGVMSELTRREKGPHPLVHATALACGARVVPVEEAASLIKAIESKIRSGGAKIARLPSSRLTRLVPEAVSMSSSSEDGEENDHSEPPAVNVEGYCHDDQISEEMKLQGEASELETDSENCSGHENHDTADC, encoded by the exons ATGGAGATTTCATCAAATGAACCATCAGAAGTAGAAAATATAATTGGACATGAAGATGATACAGAATTAACACCTTGCGAAGGTATGGAATTTGAGTCTGAAGATGCTGCAAGGGAATTTTACAGCTTGTATGCAAGACATGCAGGTTTTCGAATTCGGATTAGCAGGTATACCCGCTCCAGACGTGATAATTCAATCATTTCTCGTCGTATTGTATGCTCAAAGGAGGGATTTCATGAAACGCGTAACTGTGAAGGCCTCCACCCTGACCAAAAACAGCAAGAGCGGACAGGTACTAGAGTTGGTTGCAAGGCTATGATAATGATAAAAAAATTTGGTCCTGGCAAATGGGTAGTTACTAAATTTGTAAAAACCCATAATCATGGATCAGTTCCACCAAGAAAACTTGATATTAGGTCAGCACATCAGGATCTTAATCCAATTGAAAAGCCACATTCTACTGAGGTAAACCCTGTTGACGAGCCGGTTGAGGGTATGGAGTTTGATTCTGAAGAAGCCGCAAAATTGTTCTATATAAATTATGCGAGGCTAAATGGTTTTCGTGCACGTATTAGCAGGTATTGCCGTTCAAGGCGTGATAATTCAATCATTTCTCGTCAGATTGTGTGCTCCAAAGAAGGCTTCCGTGAAGTTCGAGCCAAGAAAGAGATCACAGACGAAGGAAAAACGAAGCGCCCAAGAATGATAACTAGAGTTGGTTGCAAAGCTATGATTGTAGTGAAAAAGATGAACTCTGGAAAATGGATGGTGTCTAAATTTGAGAAGGAGCATAATCATTCGTTATTATCTTCTAAACAGGCCCCTAGTACATCGAACATTACTTCTGGAGAAAATGCTGAATCTGCTGCAAAGAGTTCAGATCCTGATGAAGCGAAGGTTGAGGAATATAGTGCAGGGATTCAATGTAATTCTACAGATTCACTCACTGTACTTTACAACAAATTATGTCAGGAGGCTATAAAATTTGCAAAAGAGGGATCAGTCACAGAAGAAATTTACCATGTGGCGATGTCTGCCTTGAAGGAGGCGGCAGAGAAGGTTGCTCAAGTCAAAAGTTGTCATCCAATAATGCCGCACCGTGGAGTTTCTGGTAGTGAAAGTAAACATAAGGTCGTACAGATGAAAACTATGAGTGCTTCGCAATGTTCAGATGTGGCCAAACAGAAAACAATACCTTCGCAGCTCACGATGTTTCAAGAGTCTACCTCCAAACTAATGTTCATTCCTACCAACCTGTTGACTGATTCAGGCTTAGCTAATTCTGATAACAATCATCCTTCATCATGTGCTTTCACCTCAAGTG GGAGACAAGGCAGGCATGGATCAGAATGTTCTTATTTGCATGCTGAGAACAGAAAGGAGGGCTGTCCTGAGAAATATCAG AATAGCACTTCGAGTCGGGCAACACAGGGAAATCATTCAACCTACCATGGACATTCTGAAGAAACTACAGTTGCTATTCCTGCTATACCTCTGACGCTATACATGCCTTTGTCGAGGAATTCACCTGGAGCTTCTGCTG ATGGACAGTACAAATTGTTGGCAGCACCTATCGAAGCAGTTCCAATTTCATACCGCCCTGCAGAACCCATTAGACAACCAAAAAGAAGTTTTTGTAATTTAGGTCCATTGCCAGGTGTTATGTCTGAACTGACCAGGCGAGAAAAAGGTCCACACCCTCTTGTGCATGCTACAGCTCTTGCTTGTGGTGCTCGTGTTGTTCCTGTTGAGGAAGCAGCTTCGCTGATCAAGGCCATCGAGTCCAAGATCAGATCTGGAGGGGCCAAAATAGCAAGATTACCTTCAAGCAGGCTGACACGTCTAGTTCCTGAGGCGGTCTCCATGTCATCGTCTAGTGAAGATGGTGAGGAGAATGACCACAGTGAGCCACCGGCGGTGAATGTCGAAGGCTACTGCCATGATGATCAGATATCTGAGGAAATGAAGTTGCAAGGTGAGGCATCAGAGTTGGAAACTGATTCTGAGAATTGTTCTGGGCATGAAAACCATGATACTGCTGATTGCTGA